AATGGGCACATGCCTCCTGAGTTATAGAAAAGGGAGGCGGCATTACCGCTTTGCGCGAGTTACTTTCAATACTTCACCCCACTCACCCCTGTTCTACTGGCTTCTCCTAGCCACACCTTTTCCTTGCACAAAACTTACTGTATCTCAAGAGAATGAGGGCGGTATCGCAGATATTACGCAGGATACACATGTTAGTTGATATAGCTCATTTGGCAAAATCAGGACCAATGGCGAACGTAACATGCATGCGTTGCCTTTCACAGATAAACCAGCAGCACACCCGATGCGGCACAACCATACAGGGATCTAGAAGCTGGAAAAATTAGAACCTAACGCCGGTTGGGCGAACAGCTCACATCTACACAGGTATGCGTACCCGAAGGCTTATGGCCCTCACCCCTATAcagagtaataataaaacggCAAGAAATATCGTACAACGCTGCACGTCATGTCACCGCTGGTAGGTTGGAAGAGGCCCAGACACACCACTGGGGCGGTGGTGAGGGAGAGAGAACCTGTACCGTTCCCGTGGTTAGTAAACATTTTCGGTCTTGTGTGACGCATGGtgcggaagaaaaaaaggagaggaccGATGGTGTTCGCCGCAGCTGAGCCGCTCCACCGCCCATGCGGATGCATGGGACACACAACTGGAACAGAAATGTCAGCTTAAGTCAGACTCTTGAATAACTGCAATTAAGACACACCATCGTGCGTCTTAAAATAGAGGCCACTGGCTCCTCAGACAGTTCGACATGAGAACACTTCAAGACTGACATCAGACGCGCACGACCCTCTTCTACCGGCGTCTGTGTCCATATTAATGGCCAAACCATCCGCGGCCGTTGCAGTGACACGGACGAGGTGATCATGCACCCACTTGCATCCACGCGCGAAAACCCAACTATATGATCTTCCACGCGATCCCGCCTCAAATTTTTCTACAGCACTCCTTTCCATGGATATCTCCCGATTTGCTTATCATGAGAGTTAGGTGCTTTTTCTCCAGTAGATATGCTGCGGATTCCCCGCGTGGTGGTCTCAGACACGCATCGTACGCCACTTGCCAGCCGTTTAAGCTGTTGTTTAAACAAGTGGTGCACCcaaataccaaaaaaaaaaaaaagagaggaactAATAAAGTTCGAGCGACAAGAATTGAGCACTTTGGGATGGGATGGTGACAATCGCATCAGGTGTAAAGCATACGGTCCTGTGTCCGCAGTTTTCATCGTTACGCCTACTAAAActcaaaagagaagaggCGTTTCTCTAGCGCTAAACCACTGATGGGGGAAAACACAGCTCGTGCCCTCATTGCTCGTTTTAGCGCTGAAGCCCCTCTCCAATATTATACGTCCCTTGTTCCATAACCAAATAGCTACGGTTTAGGACACCGCCAAACCTACTAGCCTACGAATTGGTGAAGAAcggtttccttttctccagGAAGGCACGCATACCTTCCTTTTGGTCAGCTGTGGCAAATGTAGCCTGGAATATCCGTCGCTCGTAATTTAGGCCCTCGCTCAGTGTTGCTTCAAACCCCCTATTGACACAATCTTTCGCAAGGGAAGTTATTAAGCAGCTGTTCAACGTAATTTTTTCAGCGACTGACATAGTTGCCGTGGTAAGTTCCTCATGCTTCACAACACGGGAAACCAAACCAGCGCGCTCCGCCTCTTCTGCAGTATACTGTTGTCCCGTCAGCACCCATTCCATCGCTTTACTTTTACCAATTAGCCGCGCAAGCCGTTGTGTACCGCCAGCGCCCGGAATTGTTCCAATTTTAACTTCGGGTTGTCCGAAGGTCGCCTTTTCGCTGGCTACAACGATATCGCAAGACATGACAAGTTCACATCCACCGCCCAAAGCGAAACCGTTGACTGCGGCAATAACTGGTTTCTTAGCATTAGCTACAGTGTCGATACCGCGAAGCATGTCGTCCTTATAAAAGTCAACAAAACTTTTACTTGACATTGCCTTCACATCAGCACCGGCACAGAAGGCTTTACCCTCACCGGTAATGATGATGACCGACACCGACGGATCCGCATCGTACTTCGACACGCTTTCAGCTAGCGCGCATAACAAATCCTTGTTAAGTGCATTAAGTTGAGCAGGTCTGTTAAGTGTCAGCGTCAACACAGCTCCTCTCTGAGAGCACTTAACGACAGCCTCCGTTGCAGAACGTAAAAGTGCACAGGAGCGTAACATTTAATCCATACAGATACACACCTAAACACTTTTAGTAGGTAGCAGGGCAACTTCAAAGAGTTAAGCACAAATAATATCCTATTTTATCGCAAGTAAGCGCATGTTCACGGCGGACCGGCTCTTGCCACACATGTGATGCAAAGCCTCTTCAACATAGGGAACAAAGACATTTCCCCTACCGCTACGTCCCCACCGCACTCAAATTGTCACAGAAACTGGCAAATACATAGGCAATAgtcaaaggggggaaagatgGTGCCTATCGTAGGTCCCACGCAGCTATGCTTTCATGGGACCATTGGAAAAGGGGCTGACCGTTGTCACCATCCACAAATCATGTGAAAGGAGGCGACAGACTATGTTGATATACCACAGTGCAAAGGGGGACTTGGCTCCGCCTTGTGCGGCAGCCGATAAAGAGTGGGAGCGCTTCTCCACAGATAGCGAACCACGAGAGCGCATATTCACCTCGTGAACTAAATCTTTCGTCTCGTAAGCTCCCCTTCTTTGTTACCCTGTGCGGCTCGGATAAGAGTTGTTACTGCCCTCCACTTACGTTTCCCTCCCGCACTGTGATACAGGTTGGAAAAAATTGACTCTGCCACAAGTGCGGTCAAAAAAACTGGCTTGAGGAACCCACATGCAGATATCGATCCACTAAAGGACCGTGCAGCCCCCCTGCGTTAAAGCCACGGTCTGCACGTCTCCACTGGACCGGCCTATGGCGCATGACCCAACTacggaaaagcaaaagaaaaaattggcCAACTATCGAGAAACGAGCTCTTCCACATGCCCGCAGCGGGTCTACAACTCCACTACTTGTGGAAGGATCCTTTCCAGAGTGGAATCACATGCATATTGCCTAGTTGTTGCGGAAGCGCCGCGTCAGTACTCCAATCCCAACTCGTCAAAAACAAAGCGTACGCACACCCACGAGCCCTTCGCCCCCATGAAGGCAAAATGGGCAAAACCACTATCGTTAGTTAGGTACCTGTGGTCCGTTTTCACCGTGCATCAACCTGTCAAACAATTGCAATGGGGCGAATTCCTGAAACCACCTTATGCTGAACAGTAGGTGACAGAGTTTTTTTGTCTGCAGCATCAAGTCGACGACAGGATACCAGCGGCCGTACAAAGTAGACATACTGCCGCTCTGAGTAAACACAGGCAAGCTTCTTTGACAGGGACACATCCAACAACCAATGGCATAGGGAAAAACGTACCTCAATTCTCCCCATCTCTACGGCATTTTACGGTGATCCAACCAATCTAAGGTGTCGGGGAGAAGCTTAGAAGGCGCGAATAATAGTTTAGTAGTGAAGCCGTCGATGTTCACGTTGCGTCGCCAAACTGGAACAGCCGTCCACCAACACCgtaacaattaaaaaaaaagcagtgaAAGTAGGCGTTTCGTCCTAATTTCCCACTACCTTACAGCAGtgcaagaagggaaaaggtgcCAGCACTGGCACAGAGTGGCACTTAGAAAATGTCCGCTGGCCCTTCCCTATGGCCGTTCACCTCTAACCTGATACGCTGCCAAGAACTAAAACATACAACCGCAAACCAAATTCTCTTATGGTACAGACAGTTGCTCGGGCCAACCACGTTGCCCTGGTTTTATGTGTGCCCAGACATTTGCTATTGAAGTCAACGCAGAAGTGAAGCAAAGGAGCTTTGTAAGCTACAAAAGTGTGACACCTTACGGTCGATTATCTACGGTTCCATCAAAGTATGTAGCATATATAAGCATGGAAAGAAATAGGGTAATAGGCGTGCTTTGTGCCTGTCACCCATCCGTACGTCTTTGTGTGCGTaagtatatattttaaaaaaaattgtgccAGTACAAAAATAACAGGACAGCACACCCTTTAATATAAAGTGTACAAACATACAAACTTCATATACTACAGAACACCTAGCATTTCCAATTTTATGTTCACTTCCTTTGCGACGTCTTCTTGGCTGCGCTTCAGGtcctctgttttctttgCATCATTGTTGATAAGGTGAGTCATATGCTCTACGGCCATTTTGACATTTTTAACGGCCAGTTCTTCAGTACAGCCTTCAAAGAAGGGGTGTTTCAATAACTCGGCGGCTGATGGTCGTTCCTGTGGATCCCGAACGAGACATTTCTTGATGAAATCTCGGGCTTCTTCAGAGTACACCGGCTTTTCCGGTAAGGATGGGGTAGTTTCACCCGCTATTTTCCCTAGCAGCTGGAACAAGTTCATCTCATCTGGGGGAGCCCACGGGTTCTTCCCCGTCACCGTGGCGATCACTGTAAGACCCAGAGACCATATATCACTACTGAAGCTGTAAACGGTTTGCTCCAGGCGTTCGGGGGCCATAAAATACATTGTCCCTACGTAGGTTGAAGATACATCAAGCGTTTGCACCAGCTTCGAAACCCCAAAGTCACTAATCTTAACATATCCGTCGTCACGAATAAGCAGATTGCTTGGTTTTAGATCCCTATGAATAACGCGCTTTGTGTCATGGAGGTATACGAGACCAGATACAacctgaaaaaaaatatctcGCAATATGGTTTCCTCTATGCCCTCCCAGAAGTAGCTCATATCCTTTAGGGTGTAAGCCATCCACTCCATGGGTATCACAATGGCACCTTCCTCCGAATCCCAAAACGCCCCCAGATTCTTCATGACAAAGGGGGAGTTGGACTGTGAACTGAAGAAGGATAATTCCCGATCTACTTCATCTCGGTGTAACTTTGATGTTATTGGTATGTGCTTCAGCGCAACGGGGGTTCCGTCTTTAAGCCTCGCGAATCGAACGGTGCCGCTTGCGCCCCGGCCAATAATTCTGCGTGATGTGCAATCGATATCTTCTTTCGTCACACTCCCAAGTATTTTCCTCCCATCTGTAGTAAACATACCCGACTCATTAAGCAAGAATGCCCGCAACTGAAGGCAGTTATTATTCTTTATTTGATACGATTGCAAGTCATGCTGGGTTTTTTCCACTGCCACAAGATCTAACGCaatccccttccttttcatttggaTTGGAATCCGTTCAGAGACACGCGCTGCGTAGTACGAGTTGGGCGCGCCAAGAGCAATCAACAGAGGGTTATTTTTACGACCTTACactagttttttttgttcagaaAGAAAGTGGGTATGCCAGTTATGTAAGTCCGAAGTCTCTgaatatacaaaaaaaaacagtatgTGCATAGATAAGGTGGagattttattcatttcacaattacaaaaaaaaccattAGAACTATGAAGAACTTAATGTGTGTAGACAGAACAGAAAAGTCGAGGGGGTGTGTAACAATATGTATACGTTAGGTAGGAAATTCTCCTACCATTGATCTTTAGGCGAAGGTATGGTATCGACGTGACCCTCGCCACTGCTGTAACCACCGTCCAACCCGAGGAAAACACTATCTCCCTGCGTGCCAGCGGTTGAAGCACACACCGCTGGATGCTTGTCTGACCTTTCGGTGGCTGAAGATCTTTTGTGAGTCTCGTTCACAGGTGCGGCCCAGTGCAGATGCTTGGACCGGCCACAAGTGGCACAAAGAGGCCTCCCCCATTGAGGTCTGAAACTACCACACACAACACCAATGTTATTTCTCTTTGGTGtcgctttcattttttctgcttcctGCCTAAAGCGGGAGACGGCGCTGTTCACAGCATCGAACGGTACACGTTGTTGACAGGAGGTCCGCGCGGCAAGCGCTGACGATGCGGACTCCACCGGGTTGTTGCGATGGCTACGTTCTCTTACCTGCTTCTTGGGCGTCCCGTCCCGAGATCCAGGGGCAGAATGGGGTCCGACACAATGGTCCACGTGATCTCGGCTGCCACGACGAGCCATCGACGATCTGTTCTGCACTCCGCTGTACGAAACCGCCCGCCTCAAACTTTTTACAGGCGGTGCAGCCTTCTCTCCAAACTTGATAACTTTGGGAGAAGGTAATGGACAGACCGTATGATGTAAGGAAGGCGTGATATCATTTACTCGATTTTTACATCGTGCAGTAAATGGCAGACCTTTGTTGCTAGTTTGTAAGGCCATAGGTCGTGGCCGAATGACCAAAgtgccttcattttttccttgaAAAACGTTATGAAGTAGGAACCTGTTGGAGAGTACAGCGTCTTGATATTCTGCTTGAATCTCCGAAGGTTTCAAATTTCGCACTCGCAAAAATTCGGGTACTTTTAAAAGGACATCAGATACGTCGGATGTTTCGTCCACTACAAGTTTAACCGCTTCATCATCGGTATGATGTGGTTCTCGCAACCACACTTTGACTACTCCCATTGTCGGTGTCGAAACtgcgaagaaggggaaaaggcgCGCCACAATAAATTTGAGTTGACTGAGCAGCATGCAActactcccccccccccccaagaTGCGGGGGTATGCTCATCAAGAGGAGAGGTGGTGCAACAAGGCTATAAATGAAGGTGGATGACAATGATTTTTCTCCACGGCGAAGAGAAAGCTTgtattaaagaaaaattctTTTGAAATTACAGACCCCTTCAATAAAACATTAATTTGCCGACTCCAGACACTCTtacaaagggggggggacacGTGTAATGCTAAGGGATCAGATATCGTGGGTACCTTACAGACGCACAGCCTCTTCATCCAATAAACCAATAACCATCCTCAACCACCTCAACACACAGTGCGACCGGAGTAGTGTTCCTCAGAAGCGTCGACACTTCACATATTTCTCCGCACAGCCACCCCAATATTAGGACTTCATTCTGTGTTTACTGCGGCAGTTCATCGCATGCCAGACGGGAATACCACCACATATTCACATACTGTTACAACAAATCATTGATCCGTGCCCATGCTacataataatatataagaAAACTAGTTTGCTTCCCGTTAGTACGCACCTCCAAGCAAACGTtcaaaaagaacgaaaacaTTGGTCCATCTCCAACGCATTAGAGGAACAGATGAGGGCTTCGTATTGCCCTTCTGATTTCACAACCTTCTCATGGGAGAAATGCCGCGAGCTGTTGCCGGTCTCCTCAGATAAAAATACACAGATGTCGTTGATACTCCCCTCCTCAGCCCGAATTGTACGTTATAATATGATTACCTATATAAGTGCCTAATGGTTACCGTAATTTGGGTGACAAACGCCATGAATCCTGTTACCGATGGACGCGTTGTAGTTAaactcgaaaaaaaaaaacactcacCAGAAGTATCCAAAATATTAAACACGATCACCATCGACATGTGGATCGCATCTTCATCCTTGTCAGGTCCCCCCAAACAAGCTCACAGATCCTGCGGTACTATAATTGTCTGAGTCGCGCTGATTTCTGCTGTTTTGGTATTACCGCGGTGAGGCCATCTCATAGTGTATCGCGCTTACAAGAGCGTTCCTTTGACACCCCGCTACTTTTTAAGCTGCCCCACGTGCCATCATGTCAAACTGTTTGACCGACGAGATTGTGCAGGCATTAggacaaaagaaatataaaatgaacaCAGGAACGGTGATTGTCGTTGCCAGCAGTAGTctatcaaaaataataaaaggcaCGAGGAGACGTAGACAATCAGCGAAGAAATTGCAGGTGTATTTGAACTGAAACTCTGCTGAGGACTCATATGACTCCCTATCTTTCACGCAAGACATTAGCGGCCAAAGAGTTTCGCATGTTTTCTTATATTTACTCCTTACGTTTTAGTATCACTCGTTCCCTCACCAAATAAGACTCAATGGAGTTTACCCGCTTCAACTATGCTAGTGTTTCATTCAGCCTTCACCATCTTATTCAAAGGCTAGAAGAGGGTTTTGGAACAGTTCATCAAATTCTGTCAGCGCGCGCTCGAGGAACTCTATGTCCTTGCACTCCGGAGAAAAAAACCTGAAGAGAGAATCGGTTCGAGCCTTCTCGGTTCCAGGTTTCCATAGTATGGGTTGCAGAGAAAGTGTATTTACACTGGGATCAAGCTCACGGGAGAAGGTTCCCTCTTTCACAAACATGTTCGGGCGAAAAGTCACCGACACGCAACGGCAGATAGACCCGTCCCTAACACTTGTCTTCACTCTAAAGTCTGTCAGAGCCCGTACAATTTTTGGATCAATTGTACCATTTAGTAACCCCATAAGGGGAGATTCCACTGCCACAAATGCACTGCCCCAAAacccttctattttttccagCTCGAGGTGCCGTTTATCGAAAAGTGGTTCAATCTTTGACCGGAAATCAATGCGCACTTGATTTGTAAATTCTTcgatttccttttccacagCTGTCACTTTCTCATTGCATTGAGTAACCGCATTAAGAACGTCCACCGGTATGGAGCTCATCTTCACTTGTTGTGTTCTATATGACGCAATTGAGTTTCAAACGCAGAAGTCCACCAGGACGAAGAACAGGAAACAGCGAAGTagaaggaagacaaaaagtaATACGTCAAgtagcaaaagaaaataataaattgaCCACCACAAGTTCAGTAACCCTGAACCTGCTCCAAAGGGGGGGGATCCGAGTGCAAAGATGTTACAAGCATTTCAAATCCTTTTCGCTAAAGCCACACCCAGAGAACACATTATACGAATGCCATTGTACAAAAGTGGGTACGCTGGTGCATTTTCTGCGCCATTTTGCTCCCCGAGCTCCTGGTGATGCAGTTCTTCATCCCTGAACCGAGCAACATACTCCATGACTTCTGCCCAGTCCTTTTCATCCTTGCCTTTCGAAGCACCTTCCGACTCCTCGAGGGATTGTAGCTCCCTAAGCTGATCATTATAGTGCTGTGCTATTGTGACTTCAACAGCAGCATGGCAACACATTACTGCATCCTTTCCCAGAAGAGCGGTGCAACTACCCATCACAAAGGCGCCCACGTGAAACAGTGGATCTAGTAACGTCAAGCGCACCGAATGCTTACGAGCTAGGTGACCCATAACCTCTTCGTGAACGAGCTCATCCCTCAGTATCTCCTTGACAACTGGCACGCCACTATCGAGGGGGGACATCCATAGCAACTGATACTTGCATATGCGCACCGCAGCCACTTCCCCAGCCTGGTCAACGCGCACAGCTTCATCGAGCTTTTGCCGCTTCGCCGCGCTTCTGAAAACACGAGCTGGGTTCTGAAGGTTAACCACCGATCTGCGTAACATACCTAACTAGCTTCAAGGGAAGGCATttagcaaacaaacaaacatacaaaagGATATATTGCCTAAAATGGTCGCGCAGCGAATGAATTGCTGAGACAAAGACTCCCAAACTATACCCCCTCTGGGATCAAGTAGGAAATGAACATACTGTGGGATACTCGCGTTGGATCCGCCTCCTGTGAACCAGTATTTTCCATACGAGATGGCTGCTTTAGCGAAAAACCGACGAAGCAGTTCACATGCGTACACGGAGATGCGCACGCCGAGGTCAACCCTGGCTGGCCCGCTCCAGAACCGACTCCCagtgctgccgctgcagagAAGAGGGGAGAACGGCGATGAATTCAGCGTGAGAACCCAGTTTACAATACCGTGGTGGGGCTCCTCCTACGCTACTTTGCCCACAAAAGCAGCCACACTCAACGCCTCCAGGCAcgtggaggaaaataaagaaaggtaAGAATCTCTTCTAACCCGAGACGGTGGCTCCACAGACCCTCAGCCTACTTCTAGCAACCAACGCAGTCGAGGACGGTAATGAGAGGGAGGAAGCAGCCCGTTCACAATCAGCTCCAGGAAGCAAGAAAGACCTCGTAACCGCTGCTCCGAGTCGGGTGCCCACACGGGCAAAACTCCGCGCACCCTTTCGGGCCTCGGCACAGACCCAGTGCGATTCCCCATCCCACCTCTCCCAAAAAGTCCACCAGTGCGCTGTGCTTTCCACCTGACCACAGTCGTCCTGTTGCCAATATAACCCATTTCTTAAGGGAAGCCCCGTCGTCCACAGTTAAAAAGACGGCGTGTGGTCGTAGCGCCATGGGACTCTCCATATCTGTGCCTGCTGCTGAAATGCTCGCCCCGGCGATTGCCGTCCCTACAGCAGGCTCGTCTATtcagtgaaaaagagaggggagtTGGCatgttgcgtgtgtgtgtcggGGCTCAGTGCCTTCGTTGCTCCTTTGGGATTTCAGTATCAGTTTTTTACTCTCAGCACGCGCGTCGGCCACGCATAGGCCGCCTTTCCCGTTGGGGCGGCGTTCGCGCCCTTCTTTGAACGGGGTCGGCTTTACCCCTTTAtcgtttccgttttttttttttcgaggcTTCCTCCAGCCATATGTTCTGAGGATGGGTGTTGGGTACAAACTTCGTTGAAGTACCTGCTTAAGGTTCCTATTTTTTAGTTGTTTATCCCCCAAGTGGGGGTTACCTCGTCTGCGCCTTTGCCTGTGTGGGGCGCGGAAGACGGGACGGCTTACGACGGAGAGAGGTGCTCCTTTACAGGGGTAGAACGTTGCCAAACTTTTACTGTTTAGCCAAATCTTTTTGGTATATATTTTGAGTATTAATTACCCTTTGGAGTGTGCacgtgttgttttccttcacttatACGCGTGTTCCCCGACTTCCAACTGTTGTGCAAGTCTCTTCCTTggttattaaaaaaacactAGTGGTTACAAGTTGCTTTACCATATCCTTACCGGTTGTTTTATTAAGGTGGTTCCGTTCAATTATGCGCGTAAGATGACGTGATGTATTTATGTAATACGCATAGGCTTGTGTAAATGTGGT
Above is a window of Trypanosoma brucei brucei TREU927 chromosome 3, complete sequence DNA encoding:
- a CDS encoding protein kinase, putative — encoded protein: MKRKGIALDLVAVEKTQHDLQSYQIKNNNCLQLRAFLLNESGMFTTDGRKILGSVTKEDIDCTSRRIIGRGASGTVRFARLKDGTPVALKHIPITSKLHRDEVDRELSFFSSQSNSPFVMKNLGAFWDSEEGAIVIPMEWMAYTLKDMSYFWEGIEETILRDIFFQVVSGLVYLHDTKRVIHRDLKPSNLLIRDDGYVKISDFGVSKLVQTLDVSSTYVGTMYFMAPERLEQTVYSFSSDIWSLGLTVIATVTGKNPWAPPDEMNLFQLLGKIAGETTPSLPEKPVYSEEARDFIKKCLVRDPQERPSAAELLKHPFFEGCTEELAVKNVKMAVEHMTHLINNDAKKTEDLKRSQEDVAKEVNIKLEMLGVL
- a CDS encoding enoyl-CoA hydratase, mitochondrial precursor, putative (similar to Enoyl-CoA hydratase, mitochondrial precursor (EC 4.2.1.17) (Shortchain enoyl-CoA hydratase) (SCEH) (Enoyl-CoA hydratase 1). (Swiss-Prot:P14604) [Rattus norvegicus]), encoding MLRSCALLRSATEAVVKCSQRGAVLTLTLNRPAQLNALNKDLLCALAESVSKYDADPSVSVIIITGEGKAFCAGADVKAMSSKSFVDFYKDDMLRGIDTVANAKKPVIAAVNGFALGGGCELVMSCDIVVASEKATFGQPEVKIGTIPGAGGTQRLARLIGKSKAMEWVLTGQQYTAEEAERAGLVSRVVKHEELTTATMSVAEKITLNSCLITSLAKDCVNRGFEATLSEGLNYERRIFQATFATADQKEGMRAFLEKRKPFFTNS
- a CDS encoding ubiquinone biosynthesis protein COQ7 homolog, putative; the encoded protein is MLRRSVVNLQNPARVFRSAAKRQKLDEAVRVDQAGEVAAVRICKYQLLWMSPLDSGVPVVKEILRDELVHEEVMGHLARKHSVRLTLLDPLFHVGAFVMGSCTALLGKDAVMCCHAAVEVTIAQHYNDQLRELQSLEESEGASKGKDEKDWAEVMEYVARFRDEELHHQELGEQNGAENAPAYPLLYNGIRIMCSLGVALAKRI